The following coding sequences are from one Hippopotamus amphibius kiboko isolate mHipAmp2 chromosome 9, mHipAmp2.hap2, whole genome shotgun sequence window:
- the AGFG2 gene encoding arf-GAP domain and FG repeat-containing protein 2 isoform X2: protein MVMAAKKGPGPGGGVGGGKAEAEAASEVWCRRVRELGGCSQAGNRHCFECAQRGVTYVDITVGSFVCTTCSGLLRGLNPPHRVKSISMTTFTEPEVVFLQSRGNEVCRKIWLGLFDARTSLIPDSRDPQKVKEFLQEKYEKKRWYVPPDQVKGPAYTKGGASAPVQGSIPEGKPPRTLLGDPVPALSAAASASSQSVGQSQPRTSQPRSSQPPPTSSVKKASTDLLADIGGDPFAAPQVAPAFAAFPAFGGQTPSHGGFANFDAFGSSPGSSAFGSIPPAGQAPFQAQPAPPGSSQGTPFGASPLAPASQPSSLADVGSLLGPGASAGGIPSSIFGMAAQVPTLQSTTTGGGGSTGLAFGAFNPFTTPAAHAQLPSTNPFQPNGLATGPGFGMSGAGPGFPQTAPPTGAFASPFPPPLFPPQTSMTQQQNGSSFGDLGSAKLGQRPLSQPASISTNPFLTGSSTSPFASKPPTTNPFL, encoded by the exons ATGGTGATGGCAGCGAAGAAGGGCCCAGGGCCGGGTGGCGGGGTCGGCGGGGGAaaggcggaggcggaggcggccTCGGAGGTGTGGTGTCGCCGGGTGCGGGAGCTGGGAGGCTGCAGCCAGGCCGGGAACCGCCACTGCTTCGAGTGCGCCCAGCGCGGGGTCACCTACGTGGATATCACCGTGGGCAGCTTCGTCTGCACCACCTGCTCCGGCCTCCT GAGAGGCCTGAACCCCCCTCATCGTGTCAAGTCTATCTCCATGACAACTTTCACTGAGCCTGAAGTAGTGTTCCTGCAATCTCGCGGAAACGAG GTCTGCAGGAAGATTTGGCTGGGGCTTTTTGATGCTCGCACATCTTTAATACCAGATTCCAGGGATCCTCAGAAGGTGAAGGAGTTTCTCCAGGAAAAATATGAGAAGAAGAGATg GTATGTCCCCCCAGACCAAGTCAAGGGGCCTGCTTATACCAAAGGCGGCGCCTCTGCCCCCGTCCAGGGCTCCATTCCAGAAGGGAAGCCACCGCGGACACTTCTGGGGGATCCTGTGCCAGCTCTCTCAGCTGCCGCCTCCGCCTCCAGCCAG TCTGTCGGTCAGTCTCAGCCCCGGACGTCCCAGCCCCGGAGCTCTcagccacctcccacctcctctgtcAAGAAGGCCAGTACTGACCTGCTGGCTGACATCGGTGGAGACCCCTTTGCTGCTCCCCAGGTGGCACCAGCTTTTGCTGCGTTCCCAGCCTTTGGGG GCCAGACACCTTCCCATGGGGGCTTTGCCAATTTCGATGCCTTTGGCAGTAGCCCCGGCTCTTCTGCATTTGGAAGCATTCCTCCAGCCGGCCAAGCCCCGTTCCAGGCCCAGCCAGCACCCCCAG GGAGCAGCCAGGGGACTCCATTTGGCGCCTCTCCTCTTGCACCTGCCAGTCAGCCCAGCAGCCTTGCAGATGTGGGCAGCCTCCTGGGCCCCGGGGCGTCAGCTGGAGGCATCCCTAGCAG CATCTTCGGGATGGCCGCCCAGGTCCCCACACTCCAGTCCACCACCACTGGCGGAGGCGGCAGCACGGGGCTTGCCTTTGGAG CCTTCAACCCTTTCACCACACCTGCTGCTCACGCCCAGCTGCCTTCCACCAACCCTTTCCAGCCCAATGGCTTAGCCACAG GGCCCGGCTTTGGGATGAGCGGTGCTGGGCCTGGCTTCCCCCAGACAGCACCACCCACCGGGGCTTTTGCCAGCCCCTTCCCACCACCGCTCTTCCCCCCACAGACTTCGATGACTCAGCAGCAGAATG GCTCTTCCTTTGGAGACTTGGGATCTGCCAAGCTGGGGCAGAGACCACTGAGCCAGCCGGCCAGCATCTCCACCAACCCCTTCTTG ACTGGATCCTCAACAAGCCCATTTGCCTCCAAACCACCAACCACCAACCCATTCTTGTAG
- the AGFG2 gene encoding arf-GAP domain and FG repeat-containing protein 2 isoform X1, with amino-acid sequence MVMAAKKGPGPGGGVGGGKAEAEAASEVWCRRVRELGGCSQAGNRHCFECAQRGVTYVDITVGSFVCTTCSGLLRGLNPPHRVKSISMTTFTEPEVVFLQSRGNEVCRKIWLGLFDARTSLIPDSRDPQKVKEFLQEKYEKKRWYVPPDQVKGPAYTKGGASAPVQGSIPEGKPPRTLLGDPVPALSAAASASSQSVGQSQPRTSQPRSSQPPPTSSVKKASTDLLADIGGDPFAAPQVAPAFAAFPAFGGQTPSHGGFANFDAFGSSPGSSAFGSIPPAGQAPFQAQPAPPASRMLTGSHSFGSSQGTPFGASPLAPASQPSSLADVGSLLGPGASAGGIPSSIFGMAAQVPTLQSTTTGGGGSTGLAFGAFNPFTTPAAHAQLPSTNPFQPNGLATGPGFGMSGAGPGFPQTAPPTGAFASPFPPPLFPPQTSMTQQQNGSSFGDLGSAKLGQRPLSQPASISTNPFLTGSSTSPFASKPPTTNPFL; translated from the exons ATGGTGATGGCAGCGAAGAAGGGCCCAGGGCCGGGTGGCGGGGTCGGCGGGGGAaaggcggaggcggaggcggccTCGGAGGTGTGGTGTCGCCGGGTGCGGGAGCTGGGAGGCTGCAGCCAGGCCGGGAACCGCCACTGCTTCGAGTGCGCCCAGCGCGGGGTCACCTACGTGGATATCACCGTGGGCAGCTTCGTCTGCACCACCTGCTCCGGCCTCCT GAGAGGCCTGAACCCCCCTCATCGTGTCAAGTCTATCTCCATGACAACTTTCACTGAGCCTGAAGTAGTGTTCCTGCAATCTCGCGGAAACGAG GTCTGCAGGAAGATTTGGCTGGGGCTTTTTGATGCTCGCACATCTTTAATACCAGATTCCAGGGATCCTCAGAAGGTGAAGGAGTTTCTCCAGGAAAAATATGAGAAGAAGAGATg GTATGTCCCCCCAGACCAAGTCAAGGGGCCTGCTTATACCAAAGGCGGCGCCTCTGCCCCCGTCCAGGGCTCCATTCCAGAAGGGAAGCCACCGCGGACACTTCTGGGGGATCCTGTGCCAGCTCTCTCAGCTGCCGCCTCCGCCTCCAGCCAG TCTGTCGGTCAGTCTCAGCCCCGGACGTCCCAGCCCCGGAGCTCTcagccacctcccacctcctctgtcAAGAAGGCCAGTACTGACCTGCTGGCTGACATCGGTGGAGACCCCTTTGCTGCTCCCCAGGTGGCACCAGCTTTTGCTGCGTTCCCAGCCTTTGGGG GCCAGACACCTTCCCATGGGGGCTTTGCCAATTTCGATGCCTTTGGCAGTAGCCCCGGCTCTTCTGCATTTGGAAGCATTCCTCCAGCCGGCCAAGCCCCGTTCCAGGCCCAGCCAGCACCCCCAG CCAGTCGGATGCTAACTGGAAGTCACAGCTTTG GGAGCAGCCAGGGGACTCCATTTGGCGCCTCTCCTCTTGCACCTGCCAGTCAGCCCAGCAGCCTTGCAGATGTGGGCAGCCTCCTGGGCCCCGGGGCGTCAGCTGGAGGCATCCCTAGCAG CATCTTCGGGATGGCCGCCCAGGTCCCCACACTCCAGTCCACCACCACTGGCGGAGGCGGCAGCACGGGGCTTGCCTTTGGAG CCTTCAACCCTTTCACCACACCTGCTGCTCACGCCCAGCTGCCTTCCACCAACCCTTTCCAGCCCAATGGCTTAGCCACAG GGCCCGGCTTTGGGATGAGCGGTGCTGGGCCTGGCTTCCCCCAGACAGCACCACCCACCGGGGCTTTTGCCAGCCCCTTCCCACCACCGCTCTTCCCCCCACAGACTTCGATGACTCAGCAGCAGAATG GCTCTTCCTTTGGAGACTTGGGATCTGCCAAGCTGGGGCAGAGACCACTGAGCCAGCCGGCCAGCATCTCCACCAACCCCTTCTTG ACTGGATCCTCAACAAGCCCATTTGCCTCCAAACCACCAACCACCAACCCATTCTTGTAG